The Nicotiana tabacum cultivar K326 chromosome 14, ASM71507v2, whole genome shotgun sequence genome contains a region encoding:
- the LOC107774548 gene encoding uncharacterized protein LOC107774548: protein MYLRVYTRKNKKEKSVECSEFQQIKSSLKMGSEKSDRSESGNLISLTGVQKEKFCIDCAEQNQQTSMRVLKEEESKSRKNRVGPGDLIWGKVMSHPWWPGQIYNESLAPSPLGHAKKDGSVLVSFFGDDSYALLDHDQVIPFEPHFEEKSKMSKLQTFSVAVEEAIDELKRRAALGLTCFCLHPGNFRPTKIEGLYEVDVSGYEHGAIYSSKLIKNCRDGFQPHGMFSFVKQLATSPRSLLNIYGIINSAKVTAYRKAVFEENDETYDQAFDEFEKDDETSGQAFGVKASSSEYLAEFSKNGNQLQGTAGAQVEAAASNGPRVFVISTEIARLERNNSVTVAKPCVDIASERSGPAALHYKHKDKASVYRKLRRSEVSKTLDKSKRSQSLNVPNVITKEKLQNLKCPIIPFDASVIEEKEKESCKGEIKRKRMKWSPPNEQGQKGKFQKDATFDNIHAKSGGETGRTYCHKNRETCKKKKNNRVNDYGTPRNGGLLSDLLAFACDPFYGTELGNATGALTLLKQFRSNFYQKSCCPDEHETTNKKRTLLECQERMTRKEELRGLKSLRMTKKYDDQKLLTPQEGTDLNIQSTLPVQSEMKSLPRELPKENSKCRSDVEEQASPKGNANSNSIVCEYPDVDASSAKVNIGGENCREVLSEVVCASSPVSSSIQYKYKVGSLDETVAAINRKYSMDEGWKSHYQQNLSAINSSNLSLQLSNLLQKCNDILGHRTSSATRVNSNE, encoded by the exons atgtaTTTGCGTGTATAtacaaggaaaaacaagaaggaaAAAAGTGTTGAATGCTCTGAGTTCCAGCAGATTAAAAG TTCACTGAAAATGGGAAGTGAAAAATCAGATAGATCAGAATCTGGCAATTTGATATCTTTGACGGGTGTCCAGAAAGAGAAATTCTGTATTGATTGTGCTGAACAAAATCAGCAAACTAGTATGAGGGTCttaaaagaagaagaatcaaAGAGTCGAAAGAATAGGGTAGGCCCCGGGGACCTTATTTGGGGAAAGGTAATGTCTCATCCATGGTGGCCGGGGCAAATATACAATGAGAGTCTAGCACCTTCTCCACTAGGCCATGCCAAGAAAGATGGTTCAGTTCTAGTTTCCTTTTTTGGTGATGATAGTTATGCGTTGCTTGATCACGATCAAGTCATCCCCTTTGAACCTCATTTTGAGGAGAAGTCAAAGATGtcaaaacttcaaactttcagTGTGGCAGTTGAAGAAGCTATTGATGAGCTGAAAAGGAGAGCTGCACTTGGCTTGACTTGCTTCTGCCTACACCCTGGTAACTTTCGGCCTACAAAAATTGAAGGGCTTTACGAAGTTGATGTGAGCGGGTATGAACATGGGGCCATTTATTCATCAAAACTGATTAAAAATTGTAGAGATGGTTTCCAGCCACATGGGATGTTTTCATTCGTAAAGCAGTTGGCCACGTCTCCAAGATCTTTGCTGAATATTTATGGGATAATTAACAGTGCAAAGGTTACTGCTTACAGAAAAGCAGTTTTTGAAGAAAACGATGAGACCTATGATCAGGCGTTTGATGAATTTGAAAAAGATGATGAGACTTCTGGTCAGGCATTTGGAGTGAAAGCCTCAAGCTCAGAGTATCTGGCAGAATTTTCAAAAAACGGAAATCAACTTCAAG GTACTGCTGGTGCTCAGGTAGAAGCTGCAGCCTCAAATGGACCGAGAGTATTTGTAATATCCACTGAAATAGCTCGTTTAGAGAGGAATAATAGCGTTACTGTGGCGAAACCTTGTGTTGATATTGCATCAGAGAGATCAGGACCTGCTGCTCTACATTATAAACACAAGGATAAGGCTTCAGTTTATAGGAAGTTGAGAAGGTCAGAGGTATCAAAAACACTGGATAAATCTAAACGTTCCCAATCACTCAATGTGCCTAACGTGATTACAAAAGAGAAATTGCAAAATCTCAAATGCCCTATCATTCCTTTTGATGCATCTGTAatcgaagaaaaggaaaaagagtcatGTAAAGGAGAAATCAAAAGGAAGAGGATGAAATGGTCTCCACCAAATGAACAGGGGCAGAAAGGTAAGTTCCAGAAAGATGCTACCTTTGACAATATACATGCCAAATCAGGTGGAGAAACTGGCAGGACCTATTGTCACAAAAATAGAGAAACttgcaaaaagaagaaaaataacagGGTTAATGACTACGGTACTCCACGAAATGGTGGTCTTTTGTCCGACTTGCTAGCTTTTGCATGTGATCCATTTTATGGAACAGAACTGGGGAATGCTACTGGTGCATTGACGCTTTTGAAGCAATTCCGATCAAACTTTTACCAAAAGAGTTGTTGTCCAGATGAACATGAGACGACCAACAAAAAGCGGACACTCTTGGAATGCCAAGAACGTATGACTAGGAAAGAAGAGTTGAGGGGCTTGAAGTCCTTGCGCATGACAAAGAAGTATGATGACCAAAAACTTTTGACACCCCAAGAAGGGACTGACCTTAACATCCAATCAACATTGCCTGTGCAGTCTGAGATGAAGTCATTACCGAGGGAGTTGCCCAAGGAAAATTCTAAGTGCAGGTCTGATGTAGAAGAACAAGCATCTCCCAAAGGTAACGCGAATAGCAACTCCATAGTTTGTGAGTATCCAGACGTTGATGCATCTTCTGCAAAAGTTAATATTGGTGGCGAAAACTGTCGAGAGGTCCTTTCTGAAGTCGTGTGTGCTTCAAGTCCTGTTTCTTCTAGCATTCAGTACAAGTATAAAGTTGGTAGTTTGGATGAGACCGTTGCAGCCATTAACAGGAAATATTCCATGGATGAGGGATGGAAGAGTCATTATCAACAAAATCTCAGTGCCATTAACAGTTCAAATTTGTCACTTCAGCTGTCTAACCTTCTCCAGAAGTGCAATGACATTTTGGGTCACAGAACCAGTTCAGCAACCAGAGTTAACTCAAATGAATGA